Part of the Vulgatibacter sp. genome is shown below.
CCACCCGCAGTGGGAGAGCTACGGCAACTACGTGCCCACCGTGCTGCCGCGGCGCTACGACGCCTTCCTCTACGTCGATCAGAGCCACGCGCTCGAGCCCCTCCACTTCGTCGAGCGGTCCGAGCACGACTACCCGGAGACCTGGCCGAGCGGCTTCTGAAGCGGCGGCTCGTGCCGCACTGCGGCGTTCGCGACGCTGGCAGGGCGGGGCAGCTGCAAGCTATATGGCCTCCGAACGTCCACCGGAGGCAGCGACCCATGGCCCTTCTCCACGAGATCCTCGAGCACAACGCCCGCTTCGTCCACGAGCGGAACCGCGCCGTCACCAAGGTCCCGCAGAAGAAGGTCGCGATCTTCACGTGCATGGACACGCGGCTCGTCGACTTCCTCGAGCAGGCGATGGGGCTGGGGCGCGGCGACGCGAAGATGCTCAAGAACGCGGGCAACACGCTCATCGACCCGCAGGGCGGGATGATCCGCAGCCTCGTGGTGGCGGTGCACGCGCTGGGCTGCGAGGAGGTCCTCGTCATCGGTCACACCGACTGCGGCATGGCGCAGATCGACGAGGTCCGCCTCGAGCGGTCGATGCTCGAGCGCGGCGTGCCGGCCGAGGCGATCGCCTCCCTGCAGCCCTCGCTCCGCGACTGGCTCGGCGCCTTCCACCACCCGGTGGAGAACGTGCAGGACGTGGTGAAGAAGATCCGCGAGAACCCGCTCATCCCGAAGAACGTGCCGGTGCACGGCCTGATCTTCGATCCCGTCGCGGGAAAGCTGCAGCTCCTCACCGAGGGGTACGATGCTGCGGCGCAGGGCGCCTGATCAGCGGCCCTCCGCTGCCCAGACGCCGCCGAGGAGGAGCAGGGCGAAGATCACCGCCAGGGTGATCTTCACCCAGCTCCAGGGCGCGTCGCCGCTCACCTTGCCGGTCTGCCCGTTGACGAGGAAGCGGTAGATCTCGTCGCGGTAGGCGTAGGCGGCCACGTAGATCGGCAGGAGCGTCGGCTTGAACGTGACCGCCGAGAAGTCCGTCTGCACCCGCAGATCCCGGTGGGTGTTGCCGGGCACGTCGCCGGCACAGCGCTTCTTCTGTTCCTCCTGCAGCTGGTGCTGCCCCACCTCCCAGCCCTGCTCGGCACCGAAGGCCGCCTCCTCCGCACCCCAGCCCGCGAGGAAGGCGGTGGTGAAGGGCTGAAGCTTCGTGGTGTCGAAGGGCTCGACGTTGCGCACCAGGTGGAGCGGCAGGCCGCGCGAGGCGTAGACGAGGTGATCGTCGTGCCGGTCGCGGCGCTGCCCCGTTGCAGGTTCCCAGCGGGTGCGCTGCACCTGCCGGTAGAGGCGCTGGCTGCGACCGTTCACCGAGACGGTGTAGCTCTGCGTCACCCAGTAGTGATAGCCGGCCATCGCGGTCCAGCGCGAGTCGGCGGTGGCATCGAAGGTCCAGAAGGGCAGGTAGACGCCGCGGAGCTCCTTCAGCTTTGCCATGCGCTTCAGATCGTTGGGGCGGAACCAGAGCCCTTTGAGCCAGCGGCGGAAGGCCTCGTCCGCCTCCGTACGCGGAACGGCGAATGGCAACACGCTCTCCGGCGCCGCCGCCTCGGCGTCCTGAACGACGATCTCGTGGGAGCCGCAGAAGGCGCAGCGGGAAGCGATGATGCCGGGCTCGAAGTCGACCTGCGCACCGCAGCCCGTGCAGCCGACCCGGCGCACCCGCAGCCTCGCCGCCCGGTAGGTCGCGGCCCGCGCGAGGCCGTGCTCGACGACGGAGCCCACTGCCTCCACCGCGCTGCTGCTGCCGCAATAGGCGCAGGCCAGCGCACCAAGGCCCGCGTCCCACGCCACCGGCGCGCCGCAGGTCGCACACTTTGGAGAAGGCGCTGCTGCCGCTTTGCTCATCGCCTCTGGCGTAGCACGCCGTCGTCGTGGGCAACAATGGGCCAGGCCGAATGAACCGGATCGGCAGCCCACGCGTTGTTCCGGCTCCGCGCCGGGTTTACCATCGGCGCCTCGAGGGAGGTCCGCCATGGGGCTGTGGGACAAGTTGAAGCAGGTCACGGTCGGCGAGGCGGCACGCCTCTTCCTGCAGCGGCCCGACGAGGCCAAGGGCTGGGTGGTCTACCGCTGGCCCGACACCAACATCCGCCTCGGCACCCAGTGCACCGTGGAGGCGGACGAGGTCGCGGTCTTCCTCCGGGACGGCAACGTGGTCGGCACCCTGCCGCCAGGGCGGCACACGCTGGACGGCCAGTCGATCCCTTGGCTCTCGCTTCTCGTGGACGCCGTCACCGGCGGCAACCTCTTCGTCTGTGAGGTCTACTTCGTCACCACCCGCCAGCTCCATGGCGTGAAGTTCGGCGGCGAGATCGGGCGGGTGAAGGATCCGGAGACGGAGCTGCGGGTGCGGCTGCGGGCCTTTGGTGCGTGCACGGTGGAGGTCTCGAACCCCGTCGTCCTGCTCACCAGGCAGACCGGTCTGGGCGAGCTCCGCGACGACGGCGAGCGCTTCAAGCGGATCGTCGGCGAGCGGGTGATGCTCGCACTCTCCGACGACGTCGGCGAGCTGGTGGCGAAGAAGGGCACGGCGCTCGACCTGGTGCTCTCCGGCGCGCTCAAGGAGGAGCTGATCGAGGAGGCGAAGCGCGGCGTCGACGGCCACCTCCAGGAGATCGGCCTGCAGGTCGCGGGCTTCCAGCGCCTCGAGATCAACCCCGACGACACCGACTGGCAGCAGCTGCAGCACGACGCAGCGGACCTGCGCGCGATGCGCCGCGACGCGAGGCGGGCGCAGCTCATGAACGAGGTGGAGATCGAGCGGCGGGCGAAGCTCTCGCAGCTCGCCGGCGGCTACCAGCCGATGGCGTCGGGCGAGGCGATGATCGGCGCCGGCGCGGGCCTCGCCCAGGGCGGCGAGTCGTCCGGCACCGCCCTCGGCGGCGCCGGGCTGGGGATCGGCCTCGCCATGGCGGGGCAGCTGGCGCAGGGCCTGGGCAATACGATGGCCCACGGGGCGCCCGTACAGCAGGGGGGCGGCATGCCCAGCGCGCCCGTCGTCGCCGGCCTGCCCGGCGCCAATACCGCCGCGCTCACCACCTGTCCCTCCTGCCAGGCGCAGGTCCCGCAGGGCCGCTTCTGCGGCTCGTGCGGCACGCAGCTTTCGCCCGCTGCCTGCAGCTGCGGCGCCGCCTTCGCGCCCGGCGCGAAGTTCTGCTCCAGCTGCGGCAAGCCCGCCGCTTGATCAATGCGCCGCCGCCGGCGGCGGATCCAGCTTGCGGATCTCGGTGTGGCGGATCTGGCCGCCACGCTGCGCGGTCCAGATCAGGAGCACCACGCTGGCGAGCACCGGCACCAGCACCACGCCGGTGACCCAGGAGGGGACGCGCCCCCGGCGGCGCCAGGAGAAGACCAGGCCCGCCAGAGCGACCACGCCGGCGGCGATGGTAACGCCGAGTGCCGTCTCGGCGATCTCCTCGTGGGGCTCGATCCACGCGTCGGTGACACCGGGCAGCTCCTCGGCTGCATCCTCGGCGCTCTCGCCGCTCTGGTAGGCGACGACCGTGAAGAGGGCTACGCCTACCGCCATCCACATCCCCACCCGCGCCACCTCGGCGGAGCGGCGAGCGAGGGCGTAGATGAGCACGAAGAGCGTGAAGCCGACGCCCACCACCGGAACGTGGACGCTGGTGAGATGCAGGTAGATCGGCTCCATCACAGGCCTCCAAAGGGCAGTCGTAGGGCCGCCGACCCGGGTCCGCAAGCGGCGGACGACCCGCTTCAGCCGGCCTTCGCGGCGATTCGTGTCTGCCGGGCGGCCTCGGCCTCGATCTTGAGCCCGGCCACCGCCTCCCGCACCCGCCTGGTGAAGGCGTCGCGCTCCTTCATCGTGTAGCCCGCCACGTCGATGGGCTTGCCGAAGGCGAGGCCGATCACGCCGGGCCGGATCTCCAGCGTGCTCTTGGGCAGGACCTCCTCGGTCCCGGCCACGGCGATGGGCAGCACCGGCACCTGCGCCTGGATCGCCATCACCGTCGCGCCCTTCTTGAAGGGCATCAGCTCCGCCTGCGCCGAGCGGGTCCCCTCGGGGAAGAAGAGCACGCTGATCTCCTTGCCGACCTTCGCGCTCATCTCGCGAAGCTTGCGGGTGGCGGAGCCGGTCTTCGCCCGATCGACGGAGATGTTGCCGGCGGCCCAGAGCGCCTGCCCGAAAACGGGCACGTAGAAGAGCGACTTCTTGGCGACGAAGCGGACCTTCTGCGGCGCGTGGGCCACGATCGCCGGCGCGTCCATCAGGCTCACGTGGTTGGAGACCATCACGTAGTTGCGCTTGTGGTCGAATCGGTCCATCCCGACCACCGCCACGTCGGCGCCGCACGCTGCCAGCACCCACTTCGCCCAGAGCTGCGGGAGCACGCGGGTGCCGTGGTTCTTTCCGAGGGTGGCGAAGCCCGCCACCATCACCGAGGGCGCGATCACGGCGGTGGCGGAGACGATGCCGGCGGCGGCGATGGGAAGGCGCGGGATCTTCACGTCATCTCCTCGCAGGCGGGAAAGAGCAGCGTTTCATCGATCGACGAGAAGCCGCCGAGCAGCATCAGCAGCCGATCGATACCCACCGCCACACCTGCAGCCGTGGGCATCCGGCCCACCGCATCCACGAAGCGATCGTCGATCGGGTAGACCGGCTTGCCGAGGGAGGCGCGGAAGCGCTGCTCCTCCTCGAGGCGCCGCCGCTGCTCGGCGGAGTCGTTGAGCTCGAAGAAGCCGTTCGCGAGCTCCATGCCGCCGATGTAGAGCTCGAAGCGCTCCGCCACCAGCGGATCGTCGACCCGCAGCTTCGCGAGCGAGGCCATCGACGCCGGCCAGTCGACGAGGAAGGTGGGCCGCGGCCAGCCGAGGCCCGGCTCGATCGCGGTGAGGAAGACGGCGAAGAAGACGTCGTCGAAGGAGGTGAACGCCTCGGGGATGTCGAAGCCCCGCTCCTGCGCCCGCGCCCGGAGCAGCGCCGCGTCGCCGTCGAGGGGCAGCTCGATCCCCGCCCGCGAGGCGAAGGCCTCCGCCACCGAGAGCCGGTCCCAGGGCGGGGTGAGATCGACCGGCGCGCCGTTCCACTCGATCTTCGTGCCGCCCGCGAGCGCCTCGGCGCCGCGCAACGTGAACTCCTCGATGTCGACGAGGATCGGACCGTACCCACGCCCGGCCTTCGGCCCGTCCACGAGGTTCGCCCGGTAGAACTCGAGCATCGTGAACTCGGGGTTGTGGGTCCGGGCGATCTCCCCGTTCCGGAAGACCTTGCCCAGGAAGAAGATCCGCTCCCACTCCTCCGCGAGCAGCCGCTTCATCGCGTACTCGGGGGAGCTGTGCAGCCAGAGGGGGCGTTCGGGGCCGCGGGCGCCCATCTCCGGCACGAAGCGGGTCTCGAAGGCGGTGATGTGCGGCTCCATGCCGGGGGCCGGAACGAGGAGGGGCGTCTCCACCTCGTCGAAGCCCGCGTCGGCGAAGTAGCCGCGGATGGCGGAGTAGAGGGCGTTGCGCGCCCGGACGGCACGGAACTTCCGGGCGCTCGGCGGGTTGCTCATGGTGCAGGCACGCTAACTGGGCCAAACCCGCCTCTGCAAGGCGTTCCACGCCCCTCGTGGTAGGGTGCCCGCGCCATGCGCGTGCTTCTTCTCGCCGTCGTCCTCGCCTTCGCTTCCGGTTGTGCCACCAGCGCCGCGACCACCTCGACCACCTCCGTCCGCCGGATCGGCAAGGCCACCGAGGCCGATCGCAAGCTGGTCGCCGAGGTGCGCGACCAGGCGGCGGCGCTGCTCCAGGGACAGGCCGAGCTCTTCTGGGAGGCGTGGACGAAGGGCACCCCCGTCGACGTCGAGGCGCACTACGCGAGCCACGAGGCGCTCTTCACCGCCACCCGCTTCGAGGCGGTGCAGCGGGTGCGCGCCGCCGAGAAGGATCCCGACGGGCGGCGTGCGCTCCACTTCCTCGAGAGCTGGCTCGCAGGCGAGATCCTCGCCCGCTCCACCGCCGAGCACTCGACGCGCCTCGCCGGGATCGAGGCGGCGGCGACCTTCGGGCTCGACGGCGAGAAGCACGGCTGGCGGGAGCTCGAGCCGATGCTCGCGGCGGAGGCCGATCCCGAGCGGCGCGCGGCGATGCAGCAGGCGGCGCTTCCCGTGCTTCATTCGCTGGGCGAGGTGCTCCACGCGAAGCGGGAGCGCCTCGAGGCGGTGGCGCGCACCCTCGGCTACGAGAGCACCCTCGACGCCGCGGCGGCGCTGCGGCAGAGCAGCCCCGCCGCGATCGACGCGCTCGCAGGGGGCGTGCTGGCTGCCACCGACGGTCTGCACACGAAGGCGTTCACCTCGCTGGCCCGCAGGCAGCTCGGCACCGAGCTCGGGGCGCTGCGTCGCTCCGACATGCCGCGGCTCTTCTCCAGCCTCGGGCTCTTCGTCCGCTTCCCTTCTGCCGACGCCCTGCCTGCTCTCGAGGCGACGCTGCAGGGCCTCGGCCTCGACGCCTCCGCGCTGCGGGTCGAGCCCCGGGCGCCGAGCGGGAGGCCGCTCGCCCTGGCGGTGGCGCCGCCGCAGGACGTTCGGCTGGCGCTGCCCGCTGCCGCACGGGATTGGGCGCCGATCTTCCACGAGGCCGGCCTCGCTCTCCACGCGGCCCACACCGCGCCGGGCGCCTTCGAGCACGCGCTCCTCGGCAACGAGGCGAGCGCGGAGGCCTTCGCCGTCCTCTTCGAGAACCTCACCACCAACCCGGCGTGGCTCCGCGACCAGACCGGCATGACCGCAGCCGAGGCCGCGGCGCACGCGAGCACCGCCGCGGCCCGGCGTCTCTACCAGGCCCGTCGGCACGCAGCGCGCCTCGGCTACCAGATCGCCTGGGCGAACGGCGTCGATCAGCCACGGGCGCTCTACCGCGCGGCGATGGAGCGGGCGTACGGCTTCCCGCTCTCCGGTACCGACGCGGCGTGGTACGCGGTCGATCAGGACGAGTGGCTCTTCGGCGCCGACGCGCTCCGCGCCTGGATGCTCGCTGCGATGATCGAGGAGCACCTCGTCGCCGCGCACGGCGAGGCGTGGTGGCTGTCGGCGGAGGCGGGCAGGGCGCTCGCCGCGCTGATGGAGAGCGGCAACCGGGAGACGCCCGACGAGATCGCGCAGCGGATCGGCGCGAAGGCGCTCGATCCGCAGGCCTTCGTGCGGCAGCTCGAGGGCCGCCTCGGCGTGCTCCTCACCCCGCCCCCGGCGCCTGCAGCGAAAGAAGCGGAAGCGGCGCCCGCCAGCTGATCAGGTGGGGAAGGCCCCCGCCTCCAGCGCCTCGATCCACGCGCCGAGCTGCATCTCCTCCGGCGGCAGGAGCCGCGCTGCCTGCTGCAGCCTGTCGCGGAAGCGCTCGTGGCTGCCGAGCCCCGCGACGAGCAGCGCGTCGAGATCCCGCGGCGCGAGCCCGTGGGCGCTGCGCACCCGTTCCAGCTCCGGCACGAAGCCCGCGCGCTGCGACGCCTCGAGGCGCCGCGCGACCCGCGCCCTGCCGGCACGCACCCGCAGCGCCGCCGCCCGGCGCCGCAGGCGGATCCGCTGGCCCCGCAGGAGCGCCGCGGTCCAATCCTCCTCGAGCGCTCCCGCCGCCACCTGCGCCCGGGCCCGGGCCTCGTACTCGCGCACGAGATCCTCGTAGTGCTCCTCGGCGTCCCGGTAGGGCGCGTCGAGATCGTCGCCCCGGAAGCTCGCCCCCGGCGCGGAGATCTCCCGTGCCGCGTCGGCGAGGAGCTCCATCCGCGTGGCGAGATCGGCGGCCACGAGGACCTCGCCCGCCACCCAGGGCTGCAGCGCCAGCCAGCGCGCCAGCCGATCGATCCGCGCCTCGAGGGACGACGCGCGCAGCTGCGGCAGCAGATCGATCCCGTCGAGCAGCGCCGCCAGCTCCTCCCAGGCGCCGCCTTCCGCAGCGACGAAAGGCACGCAGCCCGCCTCGGTGCCGTCGGCGTAGGGATCGTCGTGATCGCAGCAGCCGCCCGACGAGGTGCCGGCGATCCGCACCCGCCGCACGCCCCGCACCACGGCGTAGTCCTCCTCGAAGCGGAGCAGCGTGGAGGCGGTGGCGACGGTGAGCAGCCGGTCCGGCTCGGCGGCGGGCTCCTCGCCCTGGCGCCGCTGCGCCGGATCGAAGGCGAGCACCGCAACCTCTTTGCCGTCGCGGCGCGCCAGCCGCGCCGCGGTCTTCATCCGCTCCTCGCCGAGGAAGAGCCTGCGCCGCTCGCCGGGAAGCACCGCCGCCTCGGAGGGCGCGAGCACGAGCAGAGGAAGGAGCTCCATCGCGTCACCCATCAGATCCGCACCCCGTTCTCGCGCAGGAAGGCCCGCACCTCGTCCACGTCGCCACGGTGGAGCACCGCGCCGATCCCTTCGCGCCGCGCCGCCTCCACGTTCTCCTCGCGGTCGTCCACGAAGAGGCACGAGGAAGCCGGCAGCGAGAAGCGCTCCAGCGCCAGGCGGTAGAAGCGGGGATCGGGTTTGGCCGCCCGTACCTCGTAGGAGAGGTGGAGATCGGTGAAGCGGCCCAGCACCGGGATCTGCTTCCGGAGCAGCTCGAAATGGACCGGCTCCGTGTTGGAGAGCAGGTAGGTCGGGTGCCCCGCCTCGATCACCTCCGCCGCGAGGGACTCCATCTCCGGCCAGAGGTCGAAGATGTCGCACCACGCTTCGACCGCGAGGGCCGGCGCGAGCTCGGGGCAGCCGAGCCGCGCGGTGAGGCCGCGGAGGAACGCCTCCGTGCTGATCTCGCCCGCGTAGCATCGGTGGGCCTGCTCGCCGTGGTAGACGCTCGCCGCGTCGCGCACCTCGGCCAGCGTGCACCGGGCCAGATCGGCGAAGCGCTGCAGCCCGCGCTCGAGGCGCAGGTGGACGAGCACGTCGCCGAGATCGAAGAAGACGGCAGGCCGGCCCATCGTCACACCGCCCGAAGCACGAGGCATTTGAGGTAGCGCGTCTCCGGCACCGGCAGGAGCATCGGGTGGTCGCGCCCTGCGCCGCGCCGCTCGATCACCTGCACCTCGCGCCGGGCATCCCGCGCCGCGTCGGTGACCACGTCCTCGAAGGCCTGCGGGCTCACGTGGTAGGAGCAGGTGGCGGTGAGGAGCACGCCGCCTGGGGCGAGGAGCTGCAGCGCCCGGAGGTTGACCTCCTTGTAGCCGCGCATCGCCGCCTCCAACGCTGCCTTGTTCTTCGCGAAGGCCGGCGGGTCGAGGACGATGGTGTCGTAGCGCGCGCCGCTCGCCAGCTGGTCGCGCAGCCAGTCGAAGACGTTCGCCTCCACCGCCTGCACACCGGCGACGCCGGAGAGCTTTGCGTTCCGCTCGATCCGCGCACAGGCGTCGGAGGAGATCTCCACCGCCTGCACCGAGTCGGCGTTGCGCGCCATCTGCAGGGCGAAGCCGCCGACGTAGGAGAAGAGATCGAGGGCCCGTCCCTTCGCGTAGTCGCCGGCGAGGAGGTGGTTCTCGCGCTGGTCGAGGAAGGCGCCG
Proteins encoded:
- a CDS encoding beta-class carbonic anhydrase yields the protein MALLHEILEHNARFVHERNRAVTKVPQKKVAIFTCMDTRLVDFLEQAMGLGRGDAKMLKNAGNTLIDPQGGMIRSLVVAVHALGCEEVLVIGHTDCGMAQIDEVRLERSMLERGVPAEAIASLQPSLRDWLGAFHHPVENVQDVVKKIRENPLIPKNVPVHGLIFDPVAGKLQLLTEGYDAAAQGA
- a CDS encoding DUF2231 domain-containing protein, whose amino-acid sequence is MEPIYLHLTSVHVPVVGVGFTLFVLIYALARRSAEVARVGMWMAVGVALFTVVAYQSGESAEDAAEELPGVTDAWIEPHEEIAETALGVTIAAGVVALAGLVFSWRRRGRVPSWVTGVVLVPVLASVVLLIWTAQRGGQIRHTEIRKLDPPPAAAH
- a CDS encoding HAD family hydrolase; the encoded protein is MGRPAVFFDLGDVLVHLRLERGLQRFADLARCTLAEVRDAASVYHGEQAHRCYAGEISTEAFLRGLTARLGCPELAPALAVEAWCDIFDLWPEMESLAAEVIEAGHPTYLLSNTEPVHFELLRKQIPVLGRFTDLHLSYEVRAAKPDPRFYRLALERFSLPASSCLFVDDREENVEAARREGIGAVLHRGDVDEVRAFLRENGVRI
- the epmA gene encoding EF-P lysine aminoacylase EpmA, producing the protein MSNPPSARKFRAVRARNALYSAIRGYFADAGFDEVETPLLVPAPGMEPHITAFETRFVPEMGARGPERPLWLHSSPEYAMKRLLAEEWERIFFLGKVFRNGEIARTHNPEFTMLEFYRANLVDGPKAGRGYGPILVDIEEFTLRGAEALAGGTKIEWNGAPVDLTPPWDRLSVAEAFASRAGIELPLDGDAALLRARAQERGFDIPEAFTSFDDVFFAVFLTAIEPGLGWPRPTFLVDWPASMASLAKLRVDDPLVAERFELYIGGMELANGFFELNDSAEQRRRLEEEQRFRASLGKPVYPIDDRFVDAVGRMPTAAGVAVGIDRLLMLLGGFSSIDETLLFPACEEMT
- a CDS encoding lysophospholipid acyltransferase family protein; protein product: MKIPRLPIAAAGIVSATAVIAPSVMVAGFATLGKNHGTRVLPQLWAKWVLAACGADVAVVGMDRFDHKRNYVMVSNHVSLMDAPAIVAHAPQKVRFVAKKSLFYVPVFGQALWAAGNISVDRAKTGSATRKLREMSAKVGKEISVLFFPEGTRSAQAELMPFKKGATVMAIQAQVPVLPIAVAGTEEVLPKSTLEIRPGVIGLAFGKPIDVAGYTMKERDAFTRRVREAVAGLKIEAEAARQTRIAAKAG
- a CDS encoding SPFH domain-containing protein, which gives rise to MGLWDKLKQVTVGEAARLFLQRPDEAKGWVVYRWPDTNIRLGTQCTVEADEVAVFLRDGNVVGTLPPGRHTLDGQSIPWLSLLVDAVTGGNLFVCEVYFVTTRQLHGVKFGGEIGRVKDPETELRVRLRAFGACTVEVSNPVVLLTRQTGLGELRDDGERFKRIVGERVMLALSDDVGELVAKKGTALDLVLSGALKEELIEEAKRGVDGHLQEIGLQVAGFQRLEINPDDTDWQQLQHDAADLRAMRRDARRAQLMNEVEIERRAKLSQLAGGYQPMASGEAMIGAGAGLAQGGESSGTALGGAGLGIGLAMAGQLAQGLGNTMAHGAPVQQGGGMPSAPVVAGLPGANTAALTTCPSCQAQVPQGRFCGSCGTQLSPAACSCGAAFAPGAKFCSSCGKPAA